GGTTCAGCGAGGAAACAAGCAAAAAGAGGTTTTTGAGAAGTAAAGTTTTCAGAGATGGGGAGAAAGGCCTTCATAGCCCCACCAAAAACAGGAATTTCACATGCAAGTTCCCAACTTTAAAGCTCATATTGGGTGTTATTGCTCTGGGAGCATTTTGGACACTCTGGCATTCTCCAACAATTTATAACACGGAATACATATCTAGTTCAAGCTCTCGGTAAGTATAGGGTGTTTCGTCTTTGTTATTTCCATATGGTTAAAGATGATAACATCAGTGGATACTGAAGCTATCCTAGATATTTTGGAAGCTCTGTAAGTTGCAAGGAtatgtttttttgtttcttttattttcctcttcttctgtACATATGATTTTGGCACAGTTTCTGTAAATTGATATATAAAACTTGTTaccattctcaaaaaaaaaaaaaaaagatgataaCATCAAATAAGCTTTCTTGTACCTTCATTTCTTAGGCGGCTTAGTGAGACCTTCAAAGAGATTATTTCTGGGAGAACAAGTTCTTAGCAATGATTAGAGAAACTTCTATTAGTTAAACAGATTATTTTCTCATATTCTAATTCTTTTTCTTTGCTCCAATTTCGGAATCTTGATTCTAGGGCTGCTTTGGTGCACAGAGGGTTGAGCGATGATTCTTCAGCTGACCCACGTTATACATCACTTTTAGATATTGATTGGGACCAAATTTCCAGAGTTATTGAGAAACTAGCCGATAGACATGAGTATCAGGGAGTAGGACTATTAAACTTCAACGACAGTGAAATCGATCAGTTGAAGCAGTTACTACCTGATGCTGAGCATGTGATCTTGAACCTAGATTACGTCCCGAACAATATGACATGGGAAACATTATATCCTGAATGGATAGATGAAGAAGAAGAGTTTGAGGTCCCCACTTGTCCCTCTTTACCCCAAATTCAGTTTCCGGGTAAACCAAGGATTGATCTTATAGTTGTAAAGCTTCCGTGCAAGAAGTCCAAGGACTGGTATAGAGATGTAGCTCGTTTGCACTTGCAGCTAGCAGCAGCAAGGCTGGCTGCCACTAATAAAGGGTATCATCCAGTACACGTGCTTCTTCTTACTGAGAATTTCCCAACGCCCAATCTGTTCACCTGTAAAGAGTTAGTTGTACGTGAAGGCAATGCATGGCTATATGAACCTAACCTGAACACTTTAAGAGAGAAGCTCAACCTCCCCGTTGGGTCATGTGAACTCGCAGTTCCTCTCAAGGCTAAAGGTCAGTTTCTGATAGGTACTTTTTGTTGGGACACTATAACTCTGATACCGGTGTTTAATTTATTTAACAAGTAAAAACTGCCAACCCAACCATCCTTGATTTTTACTCACTGCCCTTTGTTGCAAGACATTGCAGGGTCTTGTTAAGCTATTTGATATTTCATACACTGTTTATTTCCgcatctatctatctatcttcATATTTGCTTGTTCTCTTCCATTTCCAGGATTTGAGGGAGTGGAATAAGCAGTTGAGCACTATCTAATTAGTCCACCTTAAGATTAAAACAAAATAGATGATTAACCTCCAAATTCAAGTTAATTTCTCAAGAATTGATAATCATAATCTAACATCATAAGTTTCTGCAGCAAATTGGCACTCTGGAAATATAAGAAGAGAAGCCTATGCAACTATTCTCCACTCAGCACATGTTTATGTATGTGGGGCCATAGCTGCAGCTCAGAGTATCCGCTTGGCAGGTTCAACACGAGATCTTGTGATACTTGTTGATGAGACTATCAGCGACTACCACAGGGAAGGTTTGGCGGCTGCAGGGTGGAAAATCCACACAATACAAAGAATAAGGAATCCTAAAGCTGAAAAGGATGCCTACAACGAGtggaactatagcaaatttcgtCTCTGGCAGCTGACAGATTATGACAAAATCATCTTCATTGATGCAGATTTATTAATACTGAGAAATATTGATTTTCTCTTTGAGATGCCTGAAATAACCGCTATAGGAAATAATGCTACCCTTTTTAATTCAGGTGTGATGGTTGTTGAACCATCGAATTGCACATTTCAGTTGTTGATGGATCATATCAATGAGATTGAATCGTACAATGGTGGGGATCAGGGGTATTTGAACGAGATCTTCACATGGTGGCATAGGATCCCGAAACACATGAACTTTTTGAAACATTATTGGGAAGGTGATGAGGAGGAGAAGAAGGAAATGAAAACACGTCTTTTTGGTGCTGATCCTCCAGTTCTCTATGTCCTGCACTACTTGGGTCTGAAACCTTGGTTATGCTTCAGGGACTATGATTGTAACTGGAATGTGGAGAAATTGCAAGAGTTTGCAAGTGATGTGGCGCACAGGACATGGTGGAAGGTCCACGATGCAATGCCAGAGAACTTGCATAAATACTGTTTACTTAGGTCTAAACAGAAGGCTGCACTGGAGTGGGATCGAAGGGAAGCTGAGAAAGCCAACTATTCAGATGGTCATTGGAAGATCAAGATAAAGGATTCACGTTTGCAGACTTGTTTTGAAGATTTTTGCTTCTGGGAAAGCATGTTATGGCACTGGGGCGAAACGAACTGGACAGATAATGCCACTGCTTCTCCAACACCTCCCACGGCCAATACTGCTTCACTTTCTTCTTTATAGCTAGGAGGTTCTGTTACTATTCCTTTCTACATCTGTAAGTATCACAGAGTCACAACTTGAAATGTCAACCAATGCCATAATATATACATGGTGTTAACACTCGCCCTCGAGAATAGTCTGTTCTGCAGCTGTGCTACTTCAATTCTTTGCCATCTTGTCTTGTTACCTATACGATTGTTTCCTCTTGGTCAAATGGGGGTGGCTTCAGGAGTTGTTTTTTTTCAATTATCTTATTACTTTCAGGTACAGATTCTGAAGTTGCAATATGCTCTAGCTAGAGGAGTCATTCAGAATCTCTCTTTTGAGGCACCATATCATTGTTGTATTGAGAGTACAAAGAAAGTAAACTCACATTATatatgaaatttattgattttaaaaggcccaacgtttcatttctTTTCTACCTCCCCCTTTTTCCATAATTTATGCCGAATGTTTTTCCTGCATGGGGTGAGGGTCAGAGGGTGTTTTACTGTCTTGGAGGAATGGGATTTTGGTTGAATTACTCGAGGAAAAAGGAAATATGAAAGAGTTTGGAAAAGTCAAAATAGGCCTAGGCTTATAGTTTGTTTGGCAAAGCTTTTGGGGAACTAAAATTGCTTGTTAAAAAGAAATACTTATTCTAGAGAATCGAGGTGTATGACCATGTtttcgaaagaaaaaaaaagggagtAATTTGAGCAGTAGCAATAGCATTTTTTCTGTTTCCGGTGAAATGAAAATTTGTAGCCTCTCCTCAGAAGCATGAGCATAAAAAAAATTAAGACAAAAATATCAACCAATATTATATTGGGGTGGATTTTCAATATATATTGAATGATGTATTTTGGTATATCTTAATTATCATCTAAAAGTTAAGTAATAATCTAGGATGTTCCATATTATTGTTTTGGTTTAACCATCAGTATGGTTAAACCATACTGATATTTGTTAAAAATAATCATGTGTTtgtgatttattttttttatacttAAATTAACAAAAACTTAAATATATTAATTGagggcttatatatatatatatatatatatatatatatatatatatatatatatatatatatatatataatctatgGAGCACCTCATAACCTTTCGGAGTACGGTAGCCAAGATCCAGATTGATTATCTTCTTTTTCGAAAATGTGATAGAGGTGCACGGATTTCCAGGTCACCCCGAGTGAGAATCTTATGACTCGGCACATGCTTTTGGTTATGGACTTACAGATCAGGTGGACGAGAAAGAAGAGGGCTATGTCTGGTATATCTAGGGTCAGGTGGGGTGCATTGACTAAGGGCAAGGCCCAGGAGTTGGGGGAGAAGTTGATGGCTATGGGGGCCTAGAGGAGTAGCGGGGACGCGAGTTGTATGTGGTCTATGACGGCAAATTGTATTAGAGAGGCGgcaagagaggtgttaggggtctcgaagggTTTTTCTGGTGGTCGTAAAGGGGACTGGTGTTGGAACGAAGAGGTTCAAGGGAAAGTGGAAGCTAAGAAAGCGGCATATTTGAATCTAGTAGAGGGTATAGACGAGGGGCAGAAGAGTGGTAACAGGGAGGGGTATAAGAAAGCTAGGAAGGAGGCGAATTGGCGGTTACTGCGGCTAAGACCGCGGCACTTAGTCATTTATACGAATAAATTGGGGATAAAGGCGGGGACAAGAAATTGTACAGGCTGGCGAAGGTGAAGGAGCGGAAGGCCCGAGATATGGACCAAGTAAGGTGCATAAAAGACGAGGAGGGTAGAGTTTTATTGGAGGGGGCACATATTAGGTAGAGATGGCAGTCTTACTTCCATAAACTCTTGAATGAAGAGGGAGATAGGAGCATGGGGGAGTTGGAGTACTCGGAGCGACATCGAGATTTTGGGTACTGTAGACGCATACGAGTGGGGGAGGTTGTAGGGGCTATGCGCAGGATGAGTAGGGGTAGAGTGATTGGTCCGGACGAGAtcccggtggaattttggaagagcgtGGATAAGGCGGGCTTGGAATGACTTTCTATGTTGTTTAACgtcatttttaggacgaagaagatgccTGAAGAGTGGAGGCGGAGTACGATGAttccgttgtacaagaacaaggtAGATGTCCAAAActgcaacaactataggggtatcatgTTGTTAAGCCATAcaatgaaagtgtgggagagggtgatCGAAGGGAGGATGGGGAGGAGTGTGTCCATTTTCGAGAACCAGTTTGGTTTCATGCCGGGACGGTCGACCACTGAGGCTATTCACATTGTGAGGAGATTGGTAGAGCAGTATAGGGCGataaagaaggacttgcatatggtgttcattgacctgCAGAAAGCCTATGACAAAGTCTCGAGAGAGGttctatggagatgtttggaggctaaagGAGTGCATGTAGCCTATATTAGAGTGACTcaagacatgtatgatggagctaagacatGAGTTAGGTGTAAAGAcccataaaaatttaaaccaaaaactcgaGATTTCGTGGTGTCgatttggactttttggattgaacagtaccctacggactgagagaaAAATATTTCGCAGaggaacgcatttctgcggcccattatgcggccgcataatcactctgcggaccgcataatagccgtagagtgaagcagtaagttggccaatttgaggtcagctttgcggtcgattatgcgactgcataactacTATGTggaccacatatcggtcgcataatccctcttgggtttttgcggagggagttctgcggtacattatgcgaccgcagaacaagtatgcggaccgcatactggtcgcatacctgggccaaaagttcaggcccctgagggccatttctgcagtcactttgcggaccgcataactattatgcggtcgcatatgcgaccgcagacctgtgtcgggtacctattttcttaatttaaaatccgaccccaattccgttaaaatacccctttagtctattttgaagctcatttctgatatttctagagtgggagagagagggttctaaagggagggcctaattttcatcaattaatcttcaaccatcactcaaatcTTTGGAAATaatcaagtagagcaccaaattcttcatcctaagaggtaagaCCTCATCAtcccaactcttaatttcaaacatagctttaatggggtactagggtgatacttcatgggaatgagggtggtttatcttgcatgcatgtgtgataaagagtgtggaaaaAAAGTAAGCTTTAGATGTTtatcatgtcatcatgctatttgagaacgtaattatgattttcgaggctccttcccttatgtgtgcaatgccttatgtgatggtacttatcgacatgaatggtgatattatttgaacgaataaaaagggaaagacttgaattgtaaaatgttcccaagtgccaagaattacTTAATAAATGAGACTGTTtatgccatgtaacgaaagatgggaaagaaatgtgaattgggtgaacaattgaaagaggttatgtctcaagtgagatggcttagccgatcgggccgagatcagacgccatgctgtacacattgtggcatttgtgttggaattattaatttacattgtggatatggatatgtctcacttgagatggcttagccggtcgggccgagaccggactccgtgtaaaaatatggtggcattgtgagttgtggcatttggcactaaagattattaacctaaaaagataaaaagattgaattggaaactatgtgatccttacttggtgtttctttgtatttctacgaagtacttattgattattatgactgcttTCTCtctgtttcactgttcattctactaagattggtgtttgccttacatactagtactattcgacaatactaacgtcccttttgccgggagcgctacatcttttaatggatgtaggtggttctatcgcagatagcgctgatcgcagatagtggtgctctccctcacactcatcacaaCAGTCTTAGTGAACCccatttcttcctggggtcatgtagtccttcttttgtatacgttttcatattttgaggtatagtcggagccttgttgccggcattgtcatgttgctcttttgtacccttagaggctccgtagacgtttatgtgggtcatgtatgtgtGTTGGGGTGGtcattggatcgagttgtattttggaaactcaactatggcataatgtaccaatataaggaaaaatgaactagcaacgttttatatatttatataactgatctctcctctgttttacaaatggtgatgcgttccctttttggattatgaatgagtcgggtaggaaaggtttaatagacttgctcgactgggttcactcggttgagcgccggtcgcgctccccgaggttggggcgtgacattagGACAGTAGGAGGAGACTCTGAATACTTTTCGATtgagatggggttgcatcagggatcaACACTTAGCCCGTTTTTATTTTCCTTGGCAATGAATTTATTGACGCGACACATTCAATGGGAGGTGCCTTGGTGCTTGTTATTTGCGGATGACATATTCCTGAATAATGAGACGCGAGGTGGTGTTAACGAGAGACTAGAGGTCTAGAGACATACTTTGGAGTCTAAGgttttcaagttgagcaggaccaagacagaatacttggagtgcaagttcagcggtGTTACCCAAGAAGCGGACggggatgtgaggcttgatacgCAAGTCATTCCCACGAAAGAGAGTTTCAAGTATCTGGGGTCTATAATTCAGAAGGATGTGGAGATAGAtaaggatgtcacacaccgtatcgGAGCAGAGTGAATAAAGTGGAGGTTCGCTTCCGGTGTCCTGTGCGGTAAGAATGTGCTGTTGATACTTAAGAGTAAGTTCTACAAGGTagtagttagaccgactatgttgtatgaggCAGAGTGTTGGTCAGTCAAGAACTCCATGTCCAGCAGATAAAAGTAGTTGAAATGAGGATATTGAGATGaatgtgtgggcatactaggttggatagaattaggaatgaagttatttggGACAAGGTAGGAGTGGCTCCTGTGGAGGAAAAGATGCGTGAggcgaggctgagatggttcaggCATGTTAAGAGCAGAAGCACATATGCCCTagtcaggaggtgtgagaggttgaccttGGGGAGTAAGAGGAGGGGTAGAGGCAGGCCaaagaagtcttggggagaggtgatcaggcgagACATGGCGCAACTTGAGCTAACCAAGGACATGATCCTGGATAGAAGGGTGTGAATATTGAAGATTATGGTAGAAGGTTAGTAAGTAGTCATGCGTTTTCCGTTGTCTTCTCTAGTTCGATAGTATTAGTGTTAGTACGATGCCCTTTTATCCTTAGTTTGCTATTATTGTATTTTTTGTTATATTATTACTTGCCATCGGTACTTCCGTAGTTTGCTAACAGTACTTCGTTCATATTCTCGTTTCCTACCTTGGATTTAATATTCTAAATATATTGTCTTACTATTACTTGTTATCGGTATCTCTTTCATATTCTCTGTTGCTATCTTCGATTTAGTTTTCTAATTATATTGTCTTGCTATTACTTGCTATCAGGGCTTCTTTCACCTTCTTTAGCCGAGAtcctatcggaaacagtctctttGCACTTCCAGAGCAGGGGTAAGGTTGTGTACATCCTACCCTCCTCATacctcacttgtgggattacactggcaTACTGTTGTTGTATATAGCATTTCATCGtatttaaatataaatctttTAGTGTATTTCTTCGCAATTTGATGCTAAAAAAtatctttttgaattttttaaagtTGGCTATTAAATTTCCAATGTATTATCTGAAAGTTGTTTCTCTAAACTGAAAGAAAACTTATAtccaaagaaataaaaaataaaaaaaatcttcaCCATGGATATAGgggttaattttttaaaaataaaaagtactcAACTAGGTGCTAAAAAATTGTTTTAGAAAGTAATTAATAGTAATATTGAACATATCATATAACCCCCTTTAAACATTGACGGAGAATAATAGAACTGTCATATTGCCTTGTcctattaaaaattaaattttaaataatgtttttttatttgattatcttttaatgaacttaaatcaaatctttataataCCAATTAAGATTACGAATACACAAGTGAATAAGAAGCAAGTGAGAGTTATTTCATATAAATTTCAATTTAAGGGGAGATGGGGAGTCAGCGGATCGTCTCGTACATCTCTGTGCTCCTAAAGTGTAAGAAAAACTATTTAGAGATTGGGCACACTATACATCATGATAAATTAATGTGCTATTTGTTTGCAATTTGTGAATGATCGAATCTCAATCATTAAGATTTCAATCATTAATTCTGTTTTCCTTTTAAGTTTGATTCTTAATTATCCCGAtcataattattaatttttttcttttacaaTCTTTTAATATATTTGAATAGATCAATTTTTTTATCGGTCAAAACAGATCTGAATGATTAAATTTTATACGAAGTTTAATATTGTTAAGTTGTTATCCATTAGCTAGTTAACACCCGcaactaggggtgtacataggtcgggttggttcaaaatttttaattatcaaaccaaaccaatggtgtcgggtttttaaatttataaaccaaaccaacaaagtcggggttttcaatttcgggttttcttgatttttctcggttttttcgggttttcgaatttttttccggtaaagtcttcatagcataaaatatgtaacttgtgcttcaaatatttcttaagtcctagtaaaatacaattatataatatattttccaagaaactaacacaataatatgagataagtcatagcattatactaaaatattcaataacaaagataaaataataaaattacataaaacaaatattgctaattaataagtcataataaaaattaacataatctaaaaatactatataggtcatgctaaaataagtatagctaataagtactaatattaattacataactaagcactaaagaaaaagataaactaagttatgcattttcattgtaaaccaatgtaaaactaaaataattatccaacactatcgtcattactagtattgaattgaatttcttttgttagcattagtattgatttgaactttgtttgagttactatatttatgggctataaaatttgtttaccattcaagaatgttaagtctaaacttgaaataatacgttaaaagataaaactgtgaaaaagtttaagaaatatttataaattacattacaataaatatttatatgtataaaatatttttaaaaattatattaatgtactatcgggttggtttggtttcagtttgactttttttagttaaaaccaaaccaaactaattatggtcgggttttattttccaaaaccaaaccaaatcaaaccaaatcacaTCATTTTTTTTTCCGGTTTGACTCGGGTTATCGATTTGGTGCGATTTATCAATTTTCTTTGTACATCCCTACCCACAACCATCATATAATTTTAtctaatattgtgttgatataGTATGAAGGTTAACtagtatttatttttaattttatatttattaatttttaataaagaTAAACTTTATAAATTTAAATATTGAGAAAATAAGTCTTAACGACTTAGTATTTAGATCttaatacaataatttaatatttatacgTGTATTCAAATTCTCAAATCTTAATTAAACTGACGTGACTTGGGAAAGTATTAGCGTGTTTGGTCAAGCTTCTTTTTGgccaaattttttttttcaaagttaaggtgtttggccaagcttttagaaggaaaaaagtgATTTTGTATAGAAGCGAAAGCAATTTTTGAGatcagaaaaaagtagcttcttccgaaaagtatttttttaaaaagtatttttgataaaaatacaCGTAGAAATAcgttttaaaagcttggccaaacaccaaTTGCTACTCAAAAttgctttttaaattaattagccgaAAACAAATTGTTTCTtaacaaaagtacttttttgaaaattatttttgaaaaaagtacttttcaaaataagtcgATTTTGagtttgtttggccaagcttctaggaAGCCAAAAACACTtcttttttgttaaaaaaaaagcACTTTTTTGGAAATTTAATG
This region of Nicotiana tomentosiformis chromosome 4, ASM39032v3, whole genome shotgun sequence genomic DNA includes:
- the LOC104119473 gene encoding putative UDP-glucuronate:xylan alpha-glucuronosyltransferase 3 — encoded protein: MRGSIIGASPSPIEPRQRLSVSTEETSKKRFLRSKVFRDGEKGLHSPTKNRNFTCKFPTLKLILGVIALGAFWTLWHSPTIYNTEYISSSSSRAALVHRGLSDDSSADPRYTSLLDIDWDQISRVIEKLADRHEYQGVGLLNFNDSEIDQLKQLLPDAEHVILNLDYVPNNMTWETLYPEWIDEEEEFEVPTCPSLPQIQFPGKPRIDLIVVKLPCKKSKDWYRDVARLHLQLAAARLAATNKGYHPVHVLLLTENFPTPNLFTCKELVVREGNAWLYEPNLNTLREKLNLPVGSCELAVPLKAKANWHSGNIRREAYATILHSAHVYVCGAIAAAQSIRLAGSTRDLVILVDETISDYHREGLAAAGWKIHTIQRIRNPKAEKDAYNEWNYSKFRLWQLTDYDKIIFIDADLLILRNIDFLFEMPEITAIGNNATLFNSGVMVVEPSNCTFQLLMDHINEIESYNGGDQGYLNEIFTWWHRIPKHMNFLKHYWEGDEEEKKEMKTRLFGADPPVLYVLHYLGLKPWLCFRDYDCNWNVEKLQEFASDVAHRTWWKVHDAMPENLHKYCLLRSKQKAALEWDRREAEKANYSDGHWKIKIKDSRLQTCFEDFCFWESMLWHWGETNWTDNATASPTPPTANTASLSSL